A region of the Cricetulus griseus strain 17A/GY chromosome 7, alternate assembly CriGri-PICRH-1.0, whole genome shotgun sequence genome:
AAAacttgatctttttctttttgtttgttttgagacatgatcttattatatagttctggctgttctggaactcctatgtagaccacactggcctcacactcactgagatctacttgtctctgcctcctgtcttaaaggtgtgtaccagacACTCACCACTGAACCCTGCCCCTGCTTGTTCTTTCTTTACAATATTGATTTGAGAGAGAGTTGAATTtgcagtcttttctttctttcttttttttcttttggttttttgaaacagggtttctttatgtagctttggagcctatcctggcacttgctctgtaggccaggctggcctcgaactcacagagatcctcctgcctctgcctctcaagtgctgggattaaaggcatgcgccaccaacgcccaatcagtcttttctttcttttttttctttttttcttttcgagacagggtttctctgtggctaaaTTTTACAGTCTTTTCACAgtcaaaaaataattatttactgGGTGGATGGACCTGGACATTAATGGGAACTATGAGTTCTGGAAGTTATGTGAGGATTTCATAGTTTTAttacagtttatttatttgtttgtttatgtatgtgcacgTGCACTTACTGGCTCATCCCACAGCACAAGCATAATATGGTCAGGgcagcttgtggaagtcagtcctctccttctgccatgtgagtccccgggattgaactcaggttgttaggatTGGTGATTAGCACTTTTACATGCTGTGGCTTCATCTTTATGATGGTTTTCATCTTAATTTTACAGAGTTCGAAAGATAAAAGAATTTGAtcctaattttaaaacaaaagacttCGCTGAAGAAGCTAAGGATATTTTCATTGAAGCTCATCTTTGTCTAAACAAGTAAGTGAACTCACCATCTTGTGTATCCTCAGGAGTAACCGAagcagctttttcttttctcactgcttttgtgtttttttttaattttttttaagatttttttttttaatttattatgtatacagtgtctgtctgcatgtgtgcctgaaggccagaagagggcaccagatctcataacagatggttgtgagccaccatgtggttgctgggaattgaactcaggacccctggaagagcagtcagtcctctcaacctctgagccatctctcagcccccagtttgttgttgtttgagagacaaagtctctctatatagttttggctgtcctggaactctatgtagaccaggctggtatcaaactcacagagatccgtctgcttctgcctcccatgtgctaggattaaagtcatacaccaccactgtcccagaatatttattattactgttttttgtttgtttgtttgtttgttttttgttttttccagacagggtttctctgtggctttggagcctgtcctggaactagctcttgtagacctggctggcctcgaactcacagagatccgcctgcctctgcctcccgagtgctgggactaaaggcgtgcaccatcaccgaCTGGccgtatttattatttttattttgtgtgagtgttttgcctctaatgcatatctgtgcaccacCTGAGTGCCtagtgcccttggaagccagaggagttactggagttacagacagttagttGTTAGCAGCCATACGAGTGCTGGCAtcaacctgggttctctgcaagagcaagaggtgttcttaaactgctgagccacctctccattcCCAGGCctcgaacttctgatcctcctgcctaacCCTCTGAGGTCAGGATAATGAGCATACGTCATCACACCTGGTTTGAGTGGGCTTCTCcacaaatgaattttttaatgatttggcATGTCTCAGTTCTAGCTGTGGTTGTTGGTGCTCTCCTGGAATGGTGTTTGTTTTTGCCCTGCTGATCCTGTCTACGTGTTAATTTTGTCATgaatgtttctctttccttggtAACTTTGAGTAAGTCTCTCTTGATGTCTTACAACTTTTTCTTAATTCACCCAAGTCAGGTTGCTAGGGACATGGTAGTTCAGTGTCAGGAGCCTGGGATacatttctgaaattttttttaaacattttattttatttattatgtatacaacattctgcttccatgtatatctgcacaacagcagagggcaccagatctcataacggatggttgtgagccaccatgtggttgctgggaattgaactcaggacctttggaagagcagtcggcgctcttaacctctgagccatctctccagccccatttttgaaatttttattctttgtaatttttttccttgttcctgtcttttgtcctattggggattgaaccaaggGGCCTAATTCTAGTTAACCAGGTGTATCTGAGCTATACTCTGCCCCCAGGTCTGGAATAGACTTAAGGACTAATCCTTGGattcttgttgattttttgttcctctctttggggggggggcattgtttttatgagagaaaagaaggagaaaaggagatggGAAGATGCTCCATCTGGACTGTTTGGTGCCTTTAGGGCTTAAACCTGGGCCTTGTGCATACAAGACAGGTTCTCTGTCCCTACACCTTTatgtatctgttttgttttgttttttccgttttttttttttttttttttttcttgagacagggtttctctgtgtagctttggagcctatgctggcacttctctggagaccaggctggtcttgaactcacagagatccgcccgcctctgcctcccaagtgctggtattaaaggcatgtgccacccccacCTGGCTGCAGGACCATTTTCAACttaaaacgaaacaaacaaaaaaaagccaaactTTTTTTGCTGGAAGgtagtagcatatgcctttaatcccagcacttaggaggcagaggcaggcagatctctgtgagttctaggtagtctggtctatagaatgagttccaggacagccaggactacacagagaaaccctgtcttggggggggggggacagacctttttctattattatactttgctttatgtgtatataaaagGGAACACACAAACCATGACTCTTCTCATTcagttttggggattgaacttacCTTGTCGGGCTTTGTGGTATGTAAAGccctcatccactgagccatcttcccagcataTTTTCAGATTCCATAGTGGGTTCCATAAAAGTAGGAATCAATATGATACatatctctcttttccttttatagcTCAGACCATGACCGGCTTCATACCTTGGTAACTGAACATTGTTTTCCGGTAGGTTCTTATCCTTCGAATGGTGGCATACCTGAGCAGGCAGAGTCTAGAAGTCAActctggttttgttattgttgttgtgtctcttctttttccttccttttttggggggagcagggtagggtcttactatgtagcttggGTTACCAATTCACAGTCTTCGTGTCTCAGCTTCCCTGATGCTCGGATTACGTATGTGTGCCACTATTCTGGCTTTGGAACTTGcatccttcccttttctttctttctttctttctttctttctttctttctttctttctttctttttctaattgtattttcttctttctttctttcttttttttaatgtatattggagttttgtctgcatgtatgtctatgtgaaggtgccagatcggaactggagttacagacagttgtgagttgccacatgagtgctgggaattgaactcacattttctggaagagtagccagtgctattaaccactgagccatctctcagcccaaGGCCTTTATTTATCTTCAGCTGGATGATAATGACTTGGCACAGACTCTGAGGAGGCCACGGcaaatgaggaaagagaaaggcctTTAGTCCAGTGTGTAGATCCTAAGGTTGAGAGTTAACTGTGTGAGGCCTCACATCACATGTCTACCCTATGGGAAAGGTTTTAACCAAAATTCAGGAAGCTTATGTTACAGAATGACAGGGGTGTCTGGTACTTGAGGAACCCCAAGAACAGAGGCTTTGTAGTTCATCTGGAGGCTCTAGATTTCGAACTTCACTTTCTAGAAATTCagtttctgcttctgtcagcctCCCCAAGAACAAGTGTGCCTCATCTCATCTGTCCTAGCCCTGACAGCTCTGGAAAACACTCCCTTTCACTGCTCAAATGTGAgggtaaaatgaaaacaacagagagaaaaagtgtACTATCAATAGAGTACTTGCAGTAATTAGCAGGTTATGAATGTGTGTGGGAGGAAGTAGTGTGGAGTAGTGGTGTGTGTGGAGTATCTGTGTGTGGAGTATCTGTGTGTGGAGTATCTGTGTGGGAGAGTATCTGTGTGTGGAGTAGTGGTGTGTGTGGAGTATCTGTGTGTGGAGTATCTGTGTGTGGAGTAGTGGTGTGTGGAGTATCTGTGTGTGGAGTAGTGGTGTGTGGAGTATCTGTGTGGGAGAGTATCTGTGTGTGGAGTAGTGGTGTGTGGATTTTCTGTGTGTGGAGTATCTGTGTGTGGAGTAGTGGTGTGTGGAGTATCTGTGTGTGGAGTAGTGGTGTGTGGGAGAGTATCTGTGTGTGGAGTATCTGTGTGTGGAGTAGTGGTGGTATGCAGTGTGTTTTCAGTGATTTGGAGACGAGTCCTCTTGGAGGTGGtgggttttttgtctttttttttttttaaatgtgctttgaTGTTTTGCTATGtatgttgggtcccctggacctggagttaaagacagttgtgagctgtcatgtgggtgctgggaattgagcccaggtcctctggaaaaccagtcagtgctcttaactactgagccatctcttcatccccagTGGGTGGGTCTTGAGGAATCgtttaataaaaatgtagttGGGAGGCTACCATGACAGTAACTTGAACAAAACTTGGGAAGTgctggttggtggtggcgcatgcctttcatcccagcacttgagaggcagcggcagacagatctctgtgagtttgaggtcagcctggtctatagagtgagtttcaggacagccaaggctgcacagagaaaccctgtcttggaaaaaaaaaaaacaaaaaacagaaaaacagtttctttttttaagacagggtttctctgtggctttggaggctgtccaggaactagctctttgcagatcaggctggtctcacgctcacagagatctgtctgtttctgcctcccacccagcgaaaaaacagaaaaataaataacataaaaacttGGGAAGAGACGGGGACATAGTGGCTTTCAtatgtaattctagcacttgaaaGATGGaatcattaatcccagcacttgggaggcagaggcaggcgaatgtctgtgagttccaggccagcctggtctccagagcgagtgccagtgtaggctccaaaactacacagagaaaccctgtctcgaaaaaaccaacaaaaaaaaaaaaaaaaagaaagaaagaaagaaagaaagaaagaaagaaagaaagaaagatggaatcAGCATTACTGCCTGGTTTAGAGTGAGTCGCTGTCTcagccccatccccacccctaaaGTGGGGAGGAAGTATGGGCTGCCCTGCCTGCTGATTGCAGTGTTGCAGTTGTAGTGCCAGCAACACCTTACACAGAGGGGAAACCCAGTGAATTGCTtcctcttctcttgttctctcaGGACATGGTCTGGGACCTCAAGTACAAGACTGTCCGCTGGAGCTTTGTGGAATCTTTAGAGCCAGCCCAAGTGGTTCATGTTCGTTCTTCAGGCCTGGTGAACCAGAGCAACTTGTATGGCCAGGTCACCGTACGCCTGCACACTCGGCAGGTAGAGTCACTGTTTTCTTCACTCCATGTTAAGTTATAAAAATAACCTCAGAGACACCACAGTGCATCAGTGTTGCTTTAAGGAAAGAAAGCTCAGACTTCCTCTTGGAGTGATTTGACCAGGAGTGAGCCCAAGTTTGAATTCTCCACTCCTCTCTGCCTGTGTGTATTCTGTGGTTCCTGACCTATCCATAGTCTGTCTCTTGAATGTGTCTGTCAGATGTCATCTGATGTCTACTGCCACTGTGTCTGTCCCTGACAATGGGCTTTACTTTTCCTCTGTTGGTCTCCTACCTTCCCTACCCATCAAAGAACCTTGAAGAGTAACATATGAGCAACGATTAGTTAagttctgaaataattttaattttcattaatttaaaattttttgttatgattgtttctaaatggttgtataacaaaaataaaacagaatcttCTGACAGgccatattttatttcatcattgCAGACTTTGGCCATCTATGATCGGTTTGGCCGGCTGATGTATGGGCAGGAAGACGTGCCCAAGGATGTCCTGGAGTATGTGGTGTTTGAAAGACACTTGGTGAACCCATATGGGAGCTGGAGAATGCATGCCAAGATTGTGCCCCCATGGGCACCTCCTAAGCAGCCCATCCTCAAGGTAAGGCAGAGTGCATGCTTTGAGACTTGAGGCTGTACATGTAGTCTTGACATCCTAAAACTCTCCTCTTGGGCTCCACCTAGTGGACAGAAGGAAAGATGAAACGTTAGGAAAGGGAAACTTCCTGGTTGCTTGGTGAGGGAATGAAGACACGCTGAGTACACAGAAGCCTTGATTGGTAGGTAACTTCAGCCTCCTGTTCTTTTCAGACGTTGATGATTCCTGGTCCTCAGCTGAACCCATGGGAGGAGTACGAAGAGATAAAAGGAGAGGCCCATAAGCCTCAGCTTGCCTAAGGGATTGAGTGACTCCTAAGGAGCCTGGTGGCGGTGgagcacgccattaatcccagcactggggagacagaggcaggtgatctctgtgaattatagtccagcctgttctacagagttcccgaatagccaaagctacacggagaaaccctgtctggaaaacccaaaacataacaaaataaaaaagactacTGAGGAGTACCCAGATGATGGGGCTCCAAAATCACCTATTCCCTGTAGGCTTCCCTTGCCCTCTCCTGCCCTGGCTGGGTCTGATGTCTGG
Encoded here:
- the Mrpl45 gene encoding 39S ribosomal protein L45, mitochondrial, with amino-acid sequence MAAPIPRGLSCLARALGWWSRQPILVTQFPAVVPVKNKSRFRPLPREPKYKTEKEFLEHARKAGLVIPPEKLERPIHLACTAGIFDPYVPPEGDARMSSLSKEGLTQRTDRFKKNVASQLAVRKIKEFDPNFKTKDFAEEAKDIFIEAHLCLNNSDHDRLHTLVTEHCFPDMVWDLKYKTVRWSFVESLEPAQVVHVRSSGLVNQSNLYGQVTVRLHTRQTLAIYDRFGRLMYGQEDVPKDVLEYVVFERHLVNPYGSWRMHAKIVPPWAPPKQPILKTLMIPGPQLNPWEEYEEIKGEAHKPQLA